In the Hevea brasiliensis isolate MT/VB/25A 57/8 chromosome 8, ASM3005281v1, whole genome shotgun sequence genome, ACCCACCATCATATTattttgtctaagcttttcatcaaCCCAAAGCAACCTCTCTGCTCTCTGCTCTGCTATTTCCATTTTAAAAACCCAGCAAAGCTACCCTTTTCCCTGTCAGAAACAcccatccctctctctctctctctgaacaAAACAATGACTACCCACAGAAAAATGGATAGTGAAGACCAAGAAACCTTGTTTCACTCTTACCCATGTGCTTACTACGTGCAGAGCCCATCCACCATTTCTCATGCAAACAGTGCAGACCTCAAGACCCACAATCTTGAATCCACATTTCACTCTCCATCAAGATCCGATACCAATATTCTCCTCAATAAAAACCCAGAGGTTTCAAGATTCACTCTCTCCCGCTACTCCTCCTCTCGTGGCTCCAACAACTCTTTCTTGAATGAGAAGAAGATTAGTGGAGATGAGAATGGTGTCAACCGTTTGATCATTGTTGATGGGCATGGACTTGGTGAAGGTGGTTATGGGgtggaggaggtggaggaggaTGAGGATGAAGAGTATTATTATGGGAGGAAAGGTGAGCTGTGGTGGAGGTATTGTTCTTTTAGAAGGAGCTCTTCTTGTGCTTGGGTTTCTTTGCAAATAAGTTGGAGATTTTTGGCGAGTTTGGGAACTGCCTTGCTTGTTTTCTACATTGCTACTAGGCCACCACCACCCAAGTTGTCAATCAAGGTACACGATCTATAGCTCTTTTATCTGCTCATAGGTATCATTAAACTTTGAAGTTGCATTTCTTCTAGTGACAAGTGATAACCGATGAACAAATTAAATAGAGTATGTGAACGTGATCCAGCTCAAAATCTTAGGCTGAATGGGCAGCCTGCAAGCTACTAATGGGCCCAAAGTGGTCTCAAAATAGTGAACTGAGACTGGTCTTACAATAGATGGGTTTGTCGTTTAATGCCTAAAAGCCCATAAAATTCTTTGACAGTttgatagaattttttttttaatttaatagaaaATCCACGAGGTATAACAAAACCCATTATTAGTTTCTGATATATTTCCTAGTACCAAGTGACCAGTAAAACAgctaaagttttattttattaataaaataatctataaaattttattttattataaaatagtcCCTACATCTAAACATTGTATTcaagtattatttattttatatttgaataattaaataaaattatttttaattctaaattgttttaaattgaaaagTAATTAATAAcagtaaaattaatttattgataaaatttaaatttaaggactaaattataattaaaaacaaACAAAAAACTAACTTGTGAGTTTTGCTATACTTAAGGACTTAgttgtaaattattattattattattattattattattattattattattattattattaatttgattgaAAGTGAGAAAATTGTGATGCAGATGGCAGGCATCCAGCAATTCGGACTGGGGGAGGGAGTAGATGGGACAGGTGTTACAACTAAGATCCTCACCTGTAATTGTTCAATGGATCTTCTGATAGAAAACAAGTCTAAACTCTTTGGCCTTCACATTCAACCTCCTTTAATGGAAATGTTCTTCGGTCGCCTTCCTTTTGCAACGTCAAGAGTAAGCTTATGTTATCCCTTTTAAATTTTACTTTCAAATTCCTCATATAGCTATAATTTGTTTTATATGAGATGTGATCTCAACTAAGCAGGGTCCAAAACTATATGCTGATACCCACGGCTCAACATTGTTCCAATTGTCCGTGGGAACAAGGAACAAACCCATGTATGGAGCCGGAAGAAACATGCAGGACATGTTAGAGTCTGGAAATGGATTGCCAATTCTGATTCGAGTTAGCTTGAGCTCTCATTTTCGAGTGCTTTCGAACCTTATCGACCCAAAATACCATCACCAAGCAGAATGCCTGTTATTCTTGGATAGCAAATATGATAACAAACATCGAACTCAAGCTTATAACAGCACCTGCACAATGTCTTAACCCTTCTAGCTTCTTGTGTATTACAGAGAGAATGATTAGAACTCTTCTTTTTTAATTTGTTTCAGCATATATATGTATGAGAGATCAAGAACAGTGAGGATTATACATAAATTGTAAGAAAGGTTCAAAGAAATTATGTGCTTATAAGTATAACAAGGGTGGTCTATGTAAAATTTTAGATTATATTTATAATACGTTTATTATGACAATTAATTATAGTAAATCTCATACAGATTCTATCATAATTAATGATCAGAATATGTTTATTGCACATAAATCTTTAGTTTCAATTCGCAAGCTAGAAATAAGCAACAAAATCATACACACAATCCATTCCTAATTTCACTAACTGGTCTGCAAAACTATTAGCCCCACGAAGTGTGTGAATATATGACCAAAAACTAGTCCTTTACATTAAAAGTTTAATTGAGggttaaccaaaaactcatatgACCCGACTCGAAGCTAACTCGATCATTTGATTTGATTCtatcaatataaattttaatatgataGCCCTTATCAACAAGAGATAATTAAGAGAGGAAGGACCACCATATTAAGTCAGTGAAGCACGGACaagtttatatatttattatccaAATTATTGTGCAATTACAAGCATTACAAAACAAAacatacctaaatgatgatagaAGCCCAACACCGATCTAATTTAATGCAGCACATTAATTATAAATCCAATTAAAAGCTTGAAAATTACAGGATTCTAATTAATTTTCTGTCTTTATTCATGGAGAAGATAAACTTTACAGCTTTAGCTTTAAGGAATATTAATTATTGTGGGTTTCAATTCTGCATATTGATTGCAGTGATGAAAAGCAGTATTCCTTATAAAGATGATCTTTTTGAATAGAAAGCCCTTATCAATTTTAAGAAGCCACTAATAATTAGTAGACACTAGTGAAATCTTAATTAGGTCATCTCCAAGAACCAAGAAATAAGGGATAGGgatacaatttatttaattttgggaattttttttaatatatgtgAACCAATTTATAGAAACCAAAACTAAATCCTCTTTTCTTAGGTAGCATATTTTATAaacgtatttttaatttaatggagGTACGACAGGTTGAGTAAAATTAATGAGCTAATATCAAAAGTAGTCGTCTTTCTTTTtcagataaaaaaatttaaactcgAGAGTTTTCCACTTTTTGCATGATAATAAAAAtacttttaattgatttaatggtcCATATATTTAAACATGCCTATGCACTTATAACAGATAAAGTTAAAATGACTACGTTTTGAAgctaattttattttctaattccaGACAAGCTAATTAAACCTAGACATTGACCTAATATCCCACTTAAAGTTGAATTGTGTTTTAGCACTATTCATTGAAGCCTAGCTTAAAAGAAAAATCCTAGCATTAATTGCCATTACTTTATCAGCAACATTCACTAATCTTGAAGTCAGGTCACACCTATGGTGCAATTAAGTGATTATTAATCCCTAATGCAATGAGATATTATCTTGCTAAGTATAAATTAATATAAGAATTTGGAGTGATGTCTACTTCCTTGTAAGATACTTCTTTCTTATGCAAAccactttatttttattatattttatacaaaattttttaaataaattaatataagaaTTATTTAGGTGTATGCCCGAGTTAGGATATTACAAGATTCAAGCTTGTAGGTGATCCATTAATTTAGACTAGATTTTATAcccaacaaaattagttaaatcgGCAAGAATACTAACTCCTTTTCCTTATCAACAAAAATTTGACTATAATTATTTAGGTTCTATTCAACAAAATCTTTTAATATAgtatttaatattttgattatagtCAAAACACTACCTCTTATTTATACTATTTGGTAATATAGTGTTTATACTAGTATTTAGTGGTTGAGGGAGTAGTTTATAAAAAGTTACCCCTCCTAAAGTTTAGAGGTTGAGGAAGTGGTTTATGAAAAGTTACTCTCAACTTTTAGAGATTGAAAGAGCATTTTGACTAAAATTAACAAGCTGAtaccattatttttatatttaacagctaatctaataattatttttgctaaatattttttctttaaattactatataaataattaaccACTAATAGCTAATATCTAACAACTGACAGCAATTAAAACAGTTAATAGCTACTAGAACAATTAATATTGTCGAACAAGAACCTATTCTAAATGTATTAACTTATATGCACTCTTAAAATTGCCTAGGAGCCTAGGAAAGAGATTTAGTAGGACAATTAATTAGTATTTAAAAATGAAGTGAGCAACAATGGAAAATGTTCGTTCGCACATTGGAAATTAAAGTAAAGCTTCTCCATGCACTAGGGGGGCACCTGGTTTTCAAGATATCTATAAATTTTTTTGCTTCATATGAATATTGCATTTTGCTAGCAAGCAATTATCA is a window encoding:
- the LOC110635729 gene encoding uncharacterized protein LOC110635729, with protein sequence MTTHRKMDSEDQETLFHSYPCAYYVQSPSTISHANSADLKTHNLESTFHSPSRSDTNILLNKNPEVSRFTLSRYSSSRGSNNSFLNEKKISGDENGVNRLIIVDGHGLGEGGYGVEEVEEDEDEEYYYGRKGELWWRYCSFRRSSSCAWVSLQISWRFLASLGTALLVFYIATRPPPPKLSIKMAGIQQFGLGEGVDGTGVTTKILTCNCSMDLLIENKSKLFGLHIQPPLMEMFFGRLPFATSRGPKLYADTHGSTLFQLSVGTRNKPMYGAGRNMQDMLESGNGLPILIRVSLSSHFRVLSNLIDPKYHHQAECLLFLDSKYDNKHRTQAYNSTCTMS